One Kineococcus aurantiacus genomic window carries:
- a CDS encoding glycosyltransferase produces MSSTGALPDGLRVLFVQGHLRENGGLRVVLDLARRFVRVGAPTTVFALERVEGVATAAPDPSVRLVFGADAHVPTPRRLPREVLRLVREARRHDVVVSGSEIGHGVLAGWLAARLTRTPFVVLAQGDLDQAVRAWVPPHLRRVTRLADAHADATICVSPGLVEGIVTNGQPAERVHVVVNGVDVDGLRTRAAQLPGAGRDARRPRVVALGRLTPHKGFDLLVRASAAVRAQGLDHELVIAGEGDERGALERLVRELGADHVALPGFTDRPEGVLSGADLFVSSSRTEAMPLTLLEALALGTPVVATDCSVGSRMLLDEGRLGRLVAPESVEALAGALADHLRDPGPLRAAAAQGPGFARRFDPWALARDHLGILARTAAHAA; encoded by the coding sequence ATGAGCAGCACCGGTGCCCTTCCCGACGGCCTGCGGGTCCTCTTCGTCCAGGGGCACCTGCGGGAGAACGGCGGCCTGCGGGTGGTGCTGGACCTGGCCCGCCGCTTCGTGCGCGTCGGCGCCCCCACGACCGTCTTCGCCCTCGAGCGCGTCGAGGGCGTGGCCACGGCCGCGCCCGACCCCAGCGTCCGGCTCGTCTTCGGCGCCGACGCGCACGTCCCCACCCCGCGCCGCCTGCCGCGCGAGGTGCTGCGCCTGGTCCGCGAGGCCCGCCGGCACGACGTCGTCGTCTCCGGCTCCGAGATCGGCCACGGCGTCCTGGCCGGCTGGCTGGCGGCCCGGCTGACCCGCACGCCCTTCGTGGTGCTGGCCCAGGGGGACCTGGACCAGGCGGTGCGGGCGTGGGTGCCGCCGCACCTGCGGCGCGTCACCCGGCTCGCCGACGCGCACGCCGACGCCACGATCTGCGTCTCCCCCGGCCTGGTGGAGGGCATCGTCACCAACGGCCAGCCCGCCGAGCGGGTGCACGTCGTCGTCAACGGCGTGGACGTCGACGGGCTGCGGACGCGGGCCGCGCAGCTGCCTGGCGCCGGGCGGGACGCGCGCCGCCCCCGCGTCGTCGCCCTCGGCCGGCTGACCCCGCACAAGGGCTTCGACCTGCTCGTGCGCGCCTCCGCGGCCGTCCGCGCCCAGGGCCTGGACCACGAGCTGGTCATCGCCGGGGAGGGCGACGAGCGCGGGGCGCTGGAACGGCTGGTCCGCGAGCTCGGCGCGGACCACGTCGCGCTGCCCGGCTTCACCGACCGGCCCGAGGGCGTGCTGTCCGGCGCGGACCTGTTCGTCTCCAGCTCCCGCACCGAGGCCATGCCGCTGACCCTGCTGGAGGCCCTGGCGCTGGGCACCCCCGTGGTGGCCACCGACTGCTCCGTGGGCAGCCGGATGCTGCTGGACGAGGGCCGGCTGGGGCGCCTGGTGGCCCCGGAGTCGGTGGAGGCGCTCGCCGGGGCCCTGGCCGACCACCTGCGCGACCCCGGCCCCCTGCGGGCCGCCGCGGCGCAGGGCCCGGGCTTCGCGCGGCGCTTCGACCCGTGGGCGCTGGCCCGGGACCACCTGGGGATCCTGGCGCGCACAGCCGCGCACGCGGCCTGA
- a CDS encoding amidohydrolase family protein, with translation MDLPSPGLPDRLRSAGTRRARDLAARARLGTRRLAPYRPRSELVLPATEVPRAAVPAVDAHNHLGRWLTDGRAWLAPDVPALLARMDELNLAAVVNLDGRPGEELEANLDRYDRAHPGRFATFAHVDWSLLTRGPAGVGAMVAQVERAARAGAAGLKVWKDLGLVQRDASGALVRPDDPRLADVFDAAGEHGLPVLVHIGDPPAFFRPVDRFNERLEELTRHPDWSWHGKGVPTHRELQDAFESLVGAHPGTTFIGAHVAGWAENLQWVSDVLDRHPNLVVDTGARLAELGRQPRAAAAFVRRHADRVLWGSDSFPFEAGAVSRWFRLLETADEAFDYGPEPDQGRWTVSGLDLEPEVLAAVYAGNARRVVPALAR, from the coding sequence GTGGACCTCCCGAGCCCCGGCCTGCCCGACCGCCTCCGCTCCGCCGGGACCCGGCGCGCCCGGGACCTCGCCGCGCGGGCGCGGCTGGGCACCCGCCGCCTGGCCCCCTACCGCCCGCGCAGCGAGCTCGTCCTGCCCGCCACCGAGGTGCCCCGCGCCGCGGTCCCCGCGGTCGACGCCCACAACCACCTCGGCCGCTGGCTGACGGACGGGCGGGCCTGGCTGGCCCCGGACGTGCCCGCGCTGCTGGCGCGCATGGACGAGCTGAACCTGGCGGCGGTCGTCAACCTCGACGGCCGGCCCGGGGAGGAGCTGGAGGCCAACCTGGACCGCTACGACCGGGCCCACCCGGGCCGGTTCGCGACGTTCGCGCACGTGGACTGGAGCCTGCTCACCCGCGGGCCGGCCGGCGTCGGGGCCATGGTCGCCCAGGTGGAGCGGGCCGCGCGGGCCGGAGCCGCGGGCCTGAAGGTCTGGAAGGACCTGGGCCTGGTGCAGCGCGACGCCTCCGGCGCGCTCGTGCGCCCCGACGACCCGCGCCTGGCGGACGTCTTCGACGCCGCCGGGGAGCACGGGCTGCCGGTCCTGGTGCACATCGGGGACCCGCCCGCCTTCTTCCGTCCCGTCGACCGCTTCAACGAGCGCCTGGAGGAGCTGACCCGGCACCCGGACTGGAGCTGGCACGGCAAGGGCGTACCGACCCACCGGGAGCTGCAGGACGCCTTCGAGTCCCTCGTCGGGGCGCACCCGGGCACGACGTTCATCGGCGCGCACGTCGCGGGCTGGGCGGAGAACCTGCAGTGGGTCTCCGACGTCCTGGACCGCCACCCCAACCTCGTCGTCGACACCGGGGCGCGGCTGGCCGAGCTCGGCCGGCAGCCGCGCGCCGCGGCGGCCTTCGTCCGCCGGCACGCCGACCGCGTCCTGTGGGGCAGCGACAGCTTCCCCTTCGAGGCGGGGGCCGTCAGCCGCTGGTTCCGGCTCCTGGAGACGGCCGACGAGGCCTTCGACTACGGCCCGGAGCCGGACCAGGGGCGATGGACGGTCTCGGGCCTCGACCTCGAGCCCGAGGTGCTGGCCGCGGTCTACGCGGGCAACGCCCGCCGGGTGGTCCCGGCCCTGGCCCGCTGA
- the glgX gene encoding glycogen debranching protein GlgX, translating into MQIWPGRPYPLGATYDGAGTNFALFSEVAERVELCLIADDGTEQRIAMPEVDGFVWHAYLPAVQPGQRYGYRVHGPFHPESGSRCQPEKLLLDPYAKAIEGQVDGDESLFSYHFDRPDEVNVEDSLGHTMLSVVVNPYFDWGNDRRPGHEYHESVIYEAHVKGLTMLHPDVPEEIRGTYAAMAHPAVIEHLTELGITAVELMPVHQFVQDTHLVDKGLTNYWGYNTIGFFAPHNAYSSTGQRGQQVQEFKSMVRALHEANIEVILDVVYNHTAEGNHMGPTLCFRGIDNEAYYRLVDADKKHYFDTTGTGNSLLMRSPHVLQLIMDSLRYWVTEMHVDGFRFDLAATLARQFHEVDRLSAFFDLVQQDPIVSQVKLIAEPWDVGDGGYQVGGFPPLWTEWNGKYRDAIRDFWRGEPKTLGEFASRISGSSDLYEHSGRKPIASINFVTAHDGFTMRDLVSYNEKHNDANGEGGNDGESHNRSWNCGVEGETDDREVIALRARQHRNLLTTLLLSQGVPMILHGDELGRTQRGNNNVYCQDNELSWVDWDLSDAQRELLAFSRRIVALRRTEAVFQRRRFFAGDAGRGGESEVGDIEWFSSEGTEMTDADWADHSNRTVMVFLNGEAIPEPDRRGERIVGDSFLVLWNPWHEAVEFTLPEKAYGDGWTPRLDTADDQVGIVSIFTEESAFSPGSRLPVAARSVLVLARGPLGEK; encoded by the coding sequence ATGCAGATCTGGCCCGGACGCCCGTACCCCCTGGGCGCGACGTACGACGGGGCGGGGACGAACTTCGCGCTCTTCTCGGAGGTCGCCGAACGGGTCGAGCTGTGCCTGATCGCCGACGACGGGACGGAGCAGCGCATCGCGATGCCCGAGGTCGACGGCTTCGTCTGGCACGCCTACCTGCCCGCCGTCCAGCCCGGTCAGCGCTACGGCTACCGCGTGCACGGCCCCTTCCACCCCGAGAGCGGCTCGCGCTGCCAGCCCGAGAAGCTGCTGCTGGACCCCTACGCCAAGGCCATCGAGGGTCAGGTCGACGGGGACGAGTCGCTGTTCTCCTACCACTTCGACCGCCCCGACGAGGTCAACGTCGAGGACAGCCTGGGGCACACGATGCTGTCGGTGGTCGTCAACCCCTACTTCGACTGGGGCAACGACCGCCGCCCCGGCCACGAGTACCACGAGTCGGTCATCTACGAGGCCCACGTCAAGGGCCTGACGATGCTGCACCCGGACGTGCCCGAGGAGATCCGCGGCACGTACGCCGCGATGGCCCACCCGGCCGTCATCGAGCACCTCACCGAGCTGGGCATCACCGCGGTCGAGCTCATGCCGGTCCACCAGTTCGTGCAGGACACCCACCTGGTCGACAAGGGCCTGACGAACTACTGGGGCTACAACACCATCGGGTTCTTCGCCCCCCACAACGCCTATTCCTCCACCGGCCAGCGCGGCCAGCAGGTGCAGGAGTTTAAGTCGATGGTGCGGGCGCTGCACGAGGCGAACATCGAGGTCATCCTCGACGTCGTCTACAACCACACCGCCGAGGGCAACCACATGGGCCCGACGCTGTGCTTCCGCGGCATCGACAACGAGGCCTACTACCGCCTCGTCGACGCCGACAAGAAGCACTACTTCGACACCACCGGCACGGGCAACAGCCTGCTCATGCGGTCCCCGCACGTCCTGCAGCTCATCATGGACTCGCTGCGGTACTGGGTCACCGAGATGCACGTCGACGGCTTCCGCTTCGACCTCGCGGCGACCCTGGCCCGCCAGTTCCACGAGGTGGACCGGCTCAGCGCGTTCTTCGACCTCGTGCAGCAGGACCCGATCGTCTCCCAGGTCAAGCTCATCGCCGAACCGTGGGACGTCGGCGACGGCGGGTACCAGGTCGGCGGGTTCCCGCCGCTGTGGACGGAGTGGAACGGCAAGTACCGCGACGCCATCCGCGACTTCTGGCGCGGGGAGCCCAAGACCCTCGGCGAGTTCGCCAGCCGAATCAGCGGCTCCTCCGACCTCTACGAGCACTCCGGGCGCAAGCCCATCGCCAGCATCAACTTCGTCACCGCCCACGACGGTTTCACGATGCGGGACCTGGTGTCCTACAACGAGAAGCACAACGACGCCAACGGCGAGGGCGGCAACGACGGCGAGAGCCACAACCGTTCCTGGAACTGCGGGGTGGAGGGCGAGACCGACGACCGGGAGGTCATCGCGCTGCGCGCCCGCCAGCACCGCAACCTGCTGACGACGCTGCTGCTGTCCCAGGGCGTGCCGATGATCCTGCACGGCGACGAGCTGGGCCGGACCCAGCGGGGCAACAACAACGTCTACTGCCAGGACAACGAGCTGTCCTGGGTGGACTGGGACCTGTCCGACGCCCAGCGCGAGCTGCTGGCCTTCAGCCGGCGGATCGTGGCCCTGCGCCGGACCGAGGCCGTCTTCCAGCGCCGCCGCTTCTTCGCCGGTGACGCCGGCCGCGGCGGGGAGAGCGAGGTCGGCGACATCGAGTGGTTCTCCAGCGAGGGCACCGAGATGACCGACGCGGACTGGGCCGACCACTCCAACCGCACCGTCATGGTCTTCCTCAACGGGGAGGCGATCCCCGAGCCGGACCGACGCGGTGAGCGCATCGTGGGCGACTCCTTCCTGGTGCTGTGGAACCCCTGGCACGAGGCCGTGGAGTTCACGCTGCCGGAGAAGGCCTACGGCGACGGCTGGACCCCGCGCCTGGACACCGCCGACGACCAGGTCGGCATCGTCTCGATCTTCACCGAGGAGTCGGCGTTCTCGCCCGGCTCGAGGCTGCCCGTCGCGGCGCGCTCGGTGCTCGTGCTGGCCCGCGGCCCCCTGGGGGAGAAGTGA
- a CDS encoding YihY/virulence factor BrkB family protein produces the protein MPQDPSRPGDRVRAGEDEETMAEAPPQTGTDRLSTATPRGASPRSARPARLAGPAARVWRDLRALAAGTVGACMRFRVTGLAAEGGFFALLSLPPLVFGVVASLGFLGRWLGADDVEAARGQLTRVTESFFTSQAIADVILPTFDSVTTGSRADLTVLAFAVSVWSGSRALNVYVDTIAIMYGLGGHRGIVRTRLLSLSTYLVALLVGVVVVPLVLVGPRLLGEWLPPNVRWLTTLYWPVVLVLSVFCLATLYHLATPVRSRWWRDVPGALLALVGWLVISWVLRRTLSYSVTGPSTSIYGPLAAPVVVLIWFYFLAITVLIGAALNSAVDRVWPDPTKAAARESARLQAAERRRWVP, from the coding sequence GTGCCCCAGGACCCCTCCCGTCCGGGTGACCGGGTCCGCGCCGGGGAGGACGAGGAGACCATGGCCGAGGCACCGCCGCAGACCGGCACCGACCGGCTCAGCACCGCGACGCCCCGCGGCGCGTCCCCCCGCAGCGCCCGCCCCGCCCGCCTGGCCGGCCCGGCGGCGCGGGTCTGGCGGGACCTGCGGGCGCTGGCCGCCGGCACCGTGGGGGCGTGCATGCGGTTCCGGGTGACGGGCCTGGCGGCCGAGGGGGGCTTCTTCGCCCTGCTGTCGCTGCCCCCGCTGGTCTTCGGGGTCGTGGCCAGCCTGGGCTTCCTGGGACGGTGGCTGGGCGCCGACGACGTCGAGGCCGCGCGCGGGCAGCTCACCCGCGTCACCGAGTCCTTCTTCACCTCCCAAGCCATCGCCGACGTCATCCTGCCGACCTTCGACTCGGTCACCACCGGCAGCCGCGCCGACCTGACCGTCCTCGCGTTCGCCGTGAGCGTCTGGTCGGGGTCGCGGGCCCTGAACGTCTACGTCGACACCATCGCGATCATGTACGGCCTCGGCGGGCACCGCGGCATCGTCCGAACGCGCCTGCTGTCGCTGTCCACCTACCTCGTGGCGCTCCTGGTCGGGGTCGTCGTCGTGCCCCTCGTCCTCGTCGGCCCGCGGCTGCTGGGGGAGTGGCTGCCGCCGAACGTCCGCTGGCTGACGACCCTGTACTGGCCCGTGGTGCTGGTCCTGTCCGTGTTCTGCCTCGCCACGCTCTACCACCTGGCCACGCCCGTGCGTTCGCGCTGGTGGCGCGACGTCCCGGGCGCGCTGCTGGCCCTCGTGGGCTGGCTCGTCATCTCGTGGGTGCTGCGCCGGACCCTGTCCTACTCGGTGACCGGGCCCTCGACCTCCATCTACGGACCGCTGGCCGCGCCCGTCGTGGTGCTCATCTGGTTCTACTTCCTGGCCATCACCGTGCTCATCGGCGCCGCCCTGAACTCCGCGGTCGACCGGGTCTGGCCGGACCCGACGAAGGCCGCCGCCCGCGAGAGCGCGCGGCTGCAGGCGGCCGAGCGCCGCCGCTGGGTGCCCTGA
- a CDS encoding MOSC N-terminal beta barrel domain-containing protein: MSVTGTLREIGVFPVKSTGGLSPTSTTIGPDGLTGDRAHAVVDAAGTVLRAKHHPALSGLRLTGPAHSPRLQVPGGVPLDRFLGVPGAHLAPVAGGARQVEAVHLVSLRQRLAPGAGDTSRANLVVELQDEPDVADWVGATCRVGPVELEVVGVPRHCAGVFARVRTPGTVHVGDVAELVPGTHG, encoded by the coding sequence GTGTCCGTCACCGGAACCCTGCGCGAGATCGGCGTCTTCCCCGTGAAGTCCACCGGGGGCCTCTCGCCCACCTCCACCACCATCGGCCCCGACGGGCTCACCGGTGACCGCGCCCACGCCGTGGTCGACGCGGCGGGGACCGTCCTGCGGGCCAAGCACCACCCGGCCCTGTCCGGCCTGCGCCTCACCGGCCCCGCCCACTCCCCGCGGCTGCAGGTGCCCGGCGGGGTCCCCCTGGACCGGTTCCTGGGGGTGCCCGGGGCCCACCTGGCCCCCGTGGCCGGGGGGGCGCGGCAGGTCGAGGCCGTCCACCTCGTGTCCCTGCGCCAGCGGCTGGCCCCCGGCGCCGGGGACACCTCCCGCGCCAACCTCGTCGTCGAGCTCCAGGACGAGCCCGACGTCGCGGACTGGGTCGGGGCGACCTGCCGCGTCGGGCCCGTCGAGCTGGAGGTCGTGGGCGTGCCCCGGCACTGCGCGGGGGTCTTCGCGCGGGTCCGCACGCCCGGGACCGTGCACGTCGGGGACGTCGCGGAACTGGTGCCGGGCACGCACGGATAG
- a CDS encoding TIGR02611 family protein, which translates to MQHTRDERPPAVPDPPPSPRPVPGQVAAGPAPSAHQHRVRRLRVRLHAWRERVRADPHRNRVYRAVVGAVGSFVVVLGLALVPLPGPGWLVVFGGLAVLATEFATAARLKRWGERAVHRWGRWLAARSLVTRAALAGGTAAVATGALWGYLAWQGLPGWTPQVVTAQLQWLPGL; encoded by the coding sequence GTGCAGCACACCCGCGACGAGCGCCCCCCTGCGGTCCCGGACCCGCCGCCGTCCCCCCGGCCGGTGCCGGGGCAGGTCGCGGCCGGTCCCGCGCCCAGCGCCCACCAGCACCGCGTGCGGCGCCTGCGGGTCCGGCTGCACGCCTGGCGGGAGCGCGTGCGGGCCGACCCGCACCGCAACCGCGTCTACCGGGCCGTCGTGGGGGCCGTCGGGTCCTTCGTCGTCGTGCTCGGGCTGGCCCTCGTGCCGCTGCCCGGGCCCGGCTGGCTGGTCGTCTTCGGCGGCCTGGCCGTGCTGGCCACCGAGTTCGCCACGGCCGCGCGGCTCAAGCGCTGGGGTGAGCGCGCGGTGCACCGGTGGGGGCGCTGGCTGGCCGCGCGCTCGCTCGTGACGCGCGCGGCGCTGGCGGGCGGGACGGCCGCCGTCGCGACCGGCGCCCTGTGGGGGTACCTGGCCTGGCAGGGGCTGCCGGGGTGGACGCCGCAGGTCGTCACGGCGCAGCTGCAGTGGCTGCCGGGCCTGTAG
- a CDS encoding SsgA family sporulation/cell division regulator, with translation MPALPHRKTEVDVDVSLRLRTTSGPGLPVPASLHYGADDPYAIHAVFRGGDADVEWVFARDLLREGLSAPAGTGDVQVRPCPDSPDGRPRVLLRLSSPDGNAELEADEADVRRFLRRADALVPPGRETRHLDLDELIARLVS, from the coding sequence GTGCCTGCACTGCCGCATCGCAAGACCGAGGTCGACGTCGACGTGTCGTTGCGGCTCCGGACCACCAGCGGTCCGGGACTCCCCGTCCCCGCCAGCCTGCACTACGGGGCTGACGACCCGTACGCCATCCACGCGGTCTTCCGCGGTGGCGACGCCGACGTGGAGTGGGTCTTCGCCCGGGACCTGTTGAGGGAGGGGCTGTCCGCACCCGCCGGCACCGGTGACGTGCAGGTGCGGCCGTGCCCCGACTCCCCCGACGGGCGCCCGCGCGTCCTGCTGCGCCTGTCCTCCCCGGACGGCAACGCGGAGCTGGAGGCCGACGAGGCCGACGTCCGGCGCTTCCTGCGCCGGGCCGACGCGCTCGTGCCGCCGGGGCGGGAGACCCGCCACCTGGACCTGGACGAGCTCATCGCCCGCCTGGTGTCCTGA
- the treY gene encoding malto-oligosyltrehalose synthase: MPVSTYRLQIQPAFTFDDAAARARYLSVLGVSHAYLSPVLAPAKGSQHGYDVVDHSRLNPEAGGREAFDRLSRELREHGLGAVADVVPNHVAVPTPASDNAQLWSVLREGPNSPFASWFDVDWSVPDRAILMAVLGQRIGQVLAAGELSLDTSGDEPVLRYYDHVFPVRPGTEALPLQELVDRQWYRLAHWRVADEELNYRRFFDVDTLAAIRVEDPAVFDASHALLLELVRSGDLQGLRIDHPDGLADPRGYLDRLAAATRGTGEDGSSAWVVAEKILEGDELLPRDWACAGTTGYDALQRIGGVFLDPAGAEPLSTLYADLTGQTRPFAAIVEEAKREVVEHGLYAEVHRLVELLAGICHDDVNLRDHTRRGLHEAVVELLVAIEQYRAYVVPGEPAPPEAVAVLEHAADTARTRLPAERHDTLAVVVDLALGRAARQDPRAAEFVVRFQQTCGPVMAKGIEDTSFYRWFRLSSLNEVGGEPTRFGISPEEFHAYAARCARDWPATMTTLSTHDTKRSEDVRARLSVLSEFTEEWAAAVASWRELAGEHRAAELDARTEVLIWQTLFGTWRASGPITAERLLGYLQKATREAKDHTTWTAPDEAYEAAVERFATGVLGDRAVLDAVGEFVELTAAAARVAVLGQKFVQLAMPGVPDVYQGTELVDLSLVDPDNRRPVDYAGRQERLAALDADGAPRDLDDEKLLVVSRTLRARRDDPSWSVGGEYSPVPTSTGNALAFARGPVHSPSVVAVATRLPVSLERNGGWGEHALTLPEGSWRNAFDGSRFEGGSVRVAELLDGLPVALLVREAEQG; the protein is encoded by the coding sequence GTGCCCGTGAGCACCTACCGCCTGCAGATCCAGCCCGCCTTCACCTTCGACGACGCCGCCGCCCGGGCGCGCTACCTGTCGGTGCTGGGGGTTTCGCACGCCTACCTGTCCCCCGTCCTGGCGCCCGCGAAGGGGTCGCAGCACGGCTACGACGTCGTCGACCACTCCCGGCTGAACCCCGAGGCGGGGGGCCGGGAGGCCTTCGACCGGCTCTCGCGGGAGCTGCGCGAGCACGGTCTGGGCGCGGTCGCGGACGTCGTGCCCAACCACGTGGCCGTGCCCACGCCCGCCAGCGACAACGCCCAGCTGTGGTCGGTGCTTCGCGAGGGCCCGAACTCCCCGTTCGCGTCGTGGTTCGACGTCGACTGGTCGGTGCCGGACCGGGCGATCCTCATGGCCGTCCTGGGCCAGCGCATCGGCCAGGTCCTGGCGGCGGGCGAGCTGTCGCTGGACACCTCCGGGGACGAGCCGGTGCTGCGCTACTACGACCACGTCTTCCCGGTCCGCCCGGGCACCGAGGCGCTGCCGCTGCAGGAGCTCGTGGACCGGCAGTGGTACCGGCTGGCGCACTGGCGGGTGGCCGACGAGGAGCTGAACTACCGCCGCTTCTTCGACGTCGACACCCTCGCGGCGATCCGCGTGGAGGACCCGGCGGTCTTCGACGCCTCGCACGCCCTGCTGCTGGAGCTGGTGCGCTCCGGGGACCTGCAGGGGCTGCGGATCGACCACCCGGACGGGCTGGCCGACCCCCGCGGGTACCTGGACCGGCTGGCCGCCGCGACCCGGGGCACCGGGGAGGACGGGTCCAGCGCGTGGGTCGTGGCCGAGAAGATCCTCGAGGGCGACGAGCTGCTGCCGCGCGACTGGGCCTGCGCGGGCACGACCGGCTACGACGCGCTGCAGCGCATCGGCGGGGTGTTCCTGGACCCCGCCGGCGCCGAGCCGCTGTCCACGCTGTACGCGGACCTGACCGGGCAGACCCGCCCGTTCGCCGCGATCGTCGAGGAGGCCAAGCGGGAGGTCGTCGAGCACGGCCTGTACGCCGAGGTCCACCGCCTGGTGGAGCTCCTCGCCGGCATCTGCCACGACGACGTCAACCTGCGCGACCACACCCGCCGCGGGCTGCACGAGGCCGTCGTGGAGCTGCTCGTGGCGATCGAGCAGTACCGCGCCTACGTGGTGCCCGGCGAGCCCGCCCCGCCGGAGGCGGTCGCCGTCCTGGAGCACGCCGCCGACACCGCACGCACGCGGCTGCCCGCCGAGCGGCACGACACCCTGGCCGTCGTGGTGGACCTGGCGCTGGGGCGGGCCGCCCGCCAGGACCCGCGGGCCGCCGAGTTCGTGGTCCGGTTCCAGCAGACGTGCGGGCCGGTCATGGCCAAGGGCATCGAGGACACGTCGTTCTACCGCTGGTTCCGGCTCAGCTCGCTCAACGAGGTGGGCGGGGAGCCGACCCGCTTCGGGATCTCCCCGGAGGAGTTCCACGCCTACGCCGCCCGCTGCGCGCGGGACTGGCCGGCGACCATGACGACCCTGTCGACGCACGACACCAAGCGCAGCGAGGACGTGCGGGCCCGGCTGTCGGTGCTCTCGGAGTTCACCGAGGAGTGGGCCGCGGCCGTCGCGTCGTGGCGCGAGCTGGCCGGTGAGCACCGGGCCGCCGAGCTGGACGCGCGCACCGAGGTGCTCATCTGGCAGACGCTGTTCGGGACGTGGAGGGCCTCGGGACCGATCACGGCCGAGCGCCTGCTGGGGTACCTGCAGAAGGCGACCCGGGAGGCCAAGGACCACACGACGTGGACGGCTCCGGACGAGGCCTACGAGGCCGCCGTCGAGCGGTTCGCGACAGGGGTCCTCGGGGACCGGGCGGTGCTGGACGCGGTCGGGGAGTTCGTCGAGCTGACGGCCGCGGCGGCGCGGGTGGCGGTGCTGGGCCAGAAGTTCGTGCAGCTGGCGATGCCGGGCGTGCCGGACGTCTACCAGGGCACCGAGCTGGTCGACCTGTCGCTGGTCGACCCGGACAACCGCCGGCCCGTGGACTACGCCGGGCGGCAGGAGCGGCTGGCGGCGCTGGACGCCGACGGCGCCCCGCGCGACCTGGACGACGAGAAGCTGCTGGTCGTCTCGCGCACGCTGCGGGCCCGCCGGGACGACCCGTCGTGGTCGGTCGGCGGGGAGTACTCCCCCGTCCCGACCTCGACGGGCAACGCGCTGGCCTTCGCGCGCGGGCCGGTGCACTCCCCGTCGGTGGTGGCGGTCGCGACGCGGCTGCCGGTGTCGCTGGAGCGCAACGGCGGCTGGGGCGAGCACGCGCTGACGCTGCCGGAGGGCTCGTGGCGCAACGCCTTCGACGGCTCGCGGTTCGAGGGCGGGTCGGTGCGCGTGGCCGAGCTGCTCGACGGGCTGCCGGTCGCCCTCCTGGTGCGCGAGGCCGAGCAGGGCTGA